One Bradyrhizobium sp. CCGB12 genomic window carries:
- a CDS encoding cupin domain-containing protein, with protein MSVDIGGRLRFIRARHKLSQRELAKRAGVTNSTISLIESNQMNPSVGALKRILDGIPMGLAEFFALEPESRRKIFYRAEELTEVGKKPISYRQIGDNLFGRSLQILKEHYEPGSDTGRVHLVHDGEEGGIVISGKLEVTVEDERRILNPGDAYYFESRRPHRFRCVGGKPCEVISACTPPTF; from the coding sequence ATGAGTGTCGACATCGGTGGACGTCTGCGATTCATCCGGGCGCGCCACAAGCTGTCACAGCGTGAGCTGGCAAAGCGTGCCGGCGTCACCAATTCGACGATCTCGCTGATCGAATCCAACCAGATGAACCCGTCGGTCGGCGCGCTCAAGCGCATCTTGGACGGCATCCCGATGGGGCTCGCCGAGTTCTTCGCGCTGGAGCCGGAGAGCCGGCGCAAGATCTTCTACCGCGCCGAGGAGCTCACCGAGGTCGGCAAGAAGCCGATCTCCTACCGCCAGATCGGCGACAATCTGTTTGGCCGCAGTCTCCAGATCCTGAAGGAGCACTACGAGCCCGGCAGCGATACCGGTCGCGTCCACCTCGTCCATGACGGCGAGGAAGGCGGTATCGTGATCTCGGGCAAGCTCGAAGTGACCGTCGAGGACGAGCGGCGCATCCTCAATCCGGGCGATGCCTATTACTTCGAGAGCCGCCGACCACATCGCTTCCGCTGCGTCGGCGGCAAGCCGTGCGAAGTGATCTCTGCGTGCACGCCGCCGACGTTTTGA
- a CDS encoding D-amino acid dehydrogenase, translated as MKVLILGSGVIGVTSAYYLARAGHEVTVVDRQPEPALETSFANAGEVSPGYSSPWAGPGVPVKAVKWLLMKHGPLVVRPKLDPVMWVWLLKMLRNCTSARYAVNKSRMIPIAEYSRDSLRDLRRDIGIQYDERAQGTLQLFRYQAQLDGTAEDIAVLKQYGVPFEVLSREGCIAVEPALGGVKEKFVGGLRLPQDETGDCHMFTQALAKHAEALGVRFMFNNGIDRIVIDGARVSGVATSAGLLQADAYVLALGSWSSRLVAPLGISLPVYPVKGYSITVPIKDASGAPESTVMDESYKVAITRLGDRIRVGGTAEISGYSSKLYDARRATLDHSLTDLFPRGGDLAKATFWSGLRPMTPDGPPVIGPTQYANLHLNTGHGTLGWTMSCGSGRVLADMLSGKKPDIDVSALTVDRYKHRFG; from the coding sequence GTGAAAGTCCTGATCCTCGGCAGCGGTGTCATCGGTGTCACCTCTGCCTACTACCTCGCGCGTGCCGGGCATGAGGTGACGGTCGTCGACCGTCAACCGGAGCCGGCGCTGGAGACCTCCTTTGCCAATGCCGGCGAGGTCTCGCCCGGCTATTCCTCGCCCTGGGCCGGCCCCGGCGTGCCGGTGAAGGCAGTCAAGTGGCTCTTGATGAAGCATGGCCCGCTGGTGGTGCGGCCGAAGCTCGATCCCGTGATGTGGGTCTGGCTGCTGAAGATGCTGCGCAACTGCACCAGCGCGCGTTACGCGGTCAACAAGAGCCGGATGATCCCGATCGCGGAATACAGCCGCGACTCCTTGCGCGATCTGCGCCGTGACATCGGCATTCAATATGACGAGCGTGCGCAGGGCACGCTTCAGCTGTTCCGGTACCAGGCCCAGCTCGACGGCACGGCTGAGGACATCGCCGTGCTCAAGCAGTACGGCGTACCTTTCGAGGTGCTGAGCCGCGAGGGCTGCATTGCGGTCGAGCCGGCCCTCGGTGGCGTGAAGGAGAAGTTCGTCGGTGGGCTTCGCTTGCCGCAGGACGAGACCGGCGACTGCCACATGTTCACGCAGGCGCTGGCCAAGCATGCCGAAGCGCTCGGCGTGCGCTTCATGTTCAACAACGGCATCGACCGCATCGTCATCGACGGTGCGCGCGTCAGCGGCGTTGCGACCAGTGCCGGCCTGTTGCAGGCGGACGCCTACGTCCTCGCGCTCGGAAGCTGGTCGTCGCGGCTGGTTGCGCCACTCGGCATCTCGCTGCCGGTCTACCCAGTGAAGGGCTATTCGATCACGGTGCCGATCAAGGACGCCTCCGGCGCGCCGGAATCCACCGTGATGGACGAGAGCTACAAGGTCGCGATCACGCGCCTCGGCGATCGCATTCGCGTCGGCGGCACCGCGGAAATCTCGGGCTATTCGAGCAAGCTCTACGATGCACGCCGCGCCACGCTCGATCATTCGCTGACCGATCTGTTCCCGCGCGGTGGCGATCTCGCCAAGGCGACGTTCTGGAGCGGCCTGCGCCCGATGACGCCGGACGGCCCGCCCGTGATCGGCCCGACGCAATACGCCAACCTCCACCTCAATACCGGCCATGGCACGCTGGGCTGGACCATGTCCTGCGGCTCAGGCCGCGTGCTCGCGGACATGCTGTCCGGCAAGAAGCCGGACATCGACGTCAGTGCGCTGACGGTGGATCGGTACAAGCACAGGTTTGGGTAG
- a CDS encoding amino acid ABC transporter permease — translation MKGFWHDTVEFFPILMNGVALTIIVTIGSLLLSTVLGLIWAMMRVSGIKALSMLSASLVNVIRGIPIIVLLFYLYFVMPDLGVTLTALQAAILGLGIAYSAYQAENFRAGIEAIDKGQIEAAQSIGMGWWLTMRRVVLPQAVRIVLPPYGNVMIMMLKDSSQASTITVAELALQGKLIASSTFKNTSVFTLVALMYLTMSIPLILLVRHFEKRAGKR, via the coding sequence ATGAAAGGCTTCTGGCACGACACCGTCGAGTTCTTCCCGATCCTGATGAACGGCGTCGCGCTGACGATCATCGTCACCATCGGCTCGCTGCTGCTCTCGACGGTGCTCGGCCTGATCTGGGCGATGATGCGGGTCTCCGGCATCAAGGCGCTGTCGATGCTCAGCGCCAGCCTGGTCAACGTGATCCGCGGCATCCCGATCATCGTGCTGCTGTTCTACCTCTATTTCGTGATGCCGGATCTCGGCGTCACACTCACAGCGTTGCAAGCCGCAATCCTCGGGCTCGGCATCGCCTATTCGGCCTACCAGGCGGAAAACTTCCGCGCCGGCATCGAGGCGATCGACAAGGGGCAGATCGAGGCGGCGCAGTCCATCGGCATGGGCTGGTGGCTGACCATGCGCCGCGTGGTGCTGCCGCAGGCGGTGCGCATCGTGCTGCCACCCTACGGCAACGTCATGATCATGATGCTGAAGGATTCCTCGCAGGCCTCCACCATCACGGTCGCCGAGCTTGCCCTGCAAGGCAAGCTGATCGCGTCCTCCACCTTCAAGAACACCAGCGTTTTCACGCTCGTGGCGCTGATGTACCTCACCATGAGCATTCCGTTGATCCTGCTGGTTCGTCACTTCGAGAAGCGGGCCGGCAAGCGATGA
- a CDS encoding FAD-binding oxidoreductase → MTTRLPLPPSLYADTAVAPVATPPLDVDKTVSVAIVGGGYTGLSTALHLAEQGVEALVLEAQEPGWGASGNNGGHTNPGLKHDPDQIEADFGAEFGRRMIDFSYGTTNFTHNLIRRYQIPCEARQNGTLRAAYNEASAAAIEKTAQQCIRRGMPVRYLNREQLREMTGTDRYIGAMLDARGGDLHPLSYARGLARAAISAGAKVFGETPALSLRREGSRWRIETPRAVVRAEKVLLATNGFTNDLWPALRRTVVPVFSSIAATAPLSEEVARAIMPTRSVLYESGHITVYYRIDQQNRLLMGGRGPMRWINSPSDVAYLMRYAERLWPQLRGVAWTHGWNSRLAITKDHYPHVHEPAENILISLGCNGRGVALSTAMGAQLARRLIGGPKAEIDMPVTGIKPIPMHAFWPVGVTTAVIAGRVRDRLGI, encoded by the coding sequence ATGACGACGCGCCTGCCTTTGCCGCCCTCGCTCTATGCCGACACTGCCGTCGCGCCGGTCGCAACGCCGCCACTCGATGTCGACAAGACCGTTTCCGTCGCGATCGTTGGCGGCGGCTACACCGGCCTGTCCACGGCGCTGCATCTGGCAGAGCAGGGCGTCGAGGCGCTGGTGCTGGAAGCGCAGGAGCCGGGCTGGGGCGCGTCGGGCAATAATGGCGGCCACACCAATCCGGGCCTGAAGCACGACCCCGATCAGATCGAGGCCGATTTCGGCGCTGAGTTCGGTCGCCGCATGATCGACTTTTCCTACGGCACCACGAATTTCACCCACAACCTGATCCGTCGCTACCAGATCCCGTGTGAGGCGCGGCAGAACGGCACGCTGCGCGCGGCCTATAATGAGGCCAGCGCTGCCGCGATCGAGAAGACCGCGCAGCAATGCATCCGGCGCGGCATGCCGGTGAGGTACCTGAACCGCGAGCAGCTGCGCGAGATGACCGGCACGGATCGCTATATCGGCGCCATGCTGGACGCGCGCGGCGGCGATCTGCACCCCCTCAGCTACGCCCGCGGCCTCGCGCGCGCCGCGATCTCCGCCGGCGCCAAGGTTTTTGGTGAGACGCCGGCCTTGTCACTGCGCCGCGAGGGCAGCCGCTGGCGCATCGAGACGCCACGCGCCGTGGTTCGTGCTGAGAAAGTCCTGCTCGCCACCAACGGTTTTACCAACGATCTCTGGCCCGCGCTCCGGCGTACCGTCGTGCCGGTGTTCTCCTCGATCGCCGCCACTGCGCCACTCTCCGAGGAGGTTGCGCGTGCGATCATGCCGACGCGCTCCGTCCTCTACGAGAGCGGACACATCACGGTCTATTACCGTATCGATCAGCAGAATCGCCTGTTGATGGGCGGACGCGGCCCGATGCGCTGGATCAACTCGCCGTCCGACGTCGCTTATCTCATGCGCTATGCCGAGAGGCTATGGCCGCAGCTGAGGGGCGTCGCCTGGACGCATGGCTGGAACAGCAGGCTTGCCATCACCAAGGACCATTATCCGCATGTGCATGAGCCCGCGGAGAACATCCTGATCTCGCTCGGCTGCAACGGCCGCGGCGTCGCGCTCTCGACCGCGATGGGCGCGCAGCTCGCACGCCGATTGATTGGCGGCCCCAAGGCCGAGATCGACATGCCGGTCACCGGCATCAAGCCGATCCCGATGCACGCGTTCTGGCCGGTCGGGGTGACGACCGCGGTGATCGCGGGCCGCGTGCGCGACCGGCTCGGCATATGA
- a CDS encoding amino acid ABC transporter ATP-binding protein: protein MIELSDVHKSFGKVEVLKGITAAVQKGEVVCIIGPSGSGKSTILRCINGLESYDRGEISVEGLKVDRDAPSIVAVRTQVSMVFQRFNLFPHRTALENVIEGPLFVKKEPRAQALERGRALLAQVGLAEKADAHPPQLSGGQQQRVAIARALAMQPKAILFDEPTSALDPELVGDVLGVMRKLADDGMTMVVVTHEMGFARDVADRVLFIDGGVIVEQGPARALLNQPQHPRTQDFLRRVLHPL, encoded by the coding sequence ATGATCGAGCTCAGCGACGTCCACAAGAGCTTTGGCAAGGTCGAGGTGCTCAAGGGCATCACGGCCGCCGTTCAGAAGGGCGAGGTGGTCTGCATCATCGGCCCCTCCGGCTCCGGCAAGTCGACCATCCTGCGCTGCATCAACGGGCTCGAAAGCTACGACCGCGGCGAGATCAGCGTCGAAGGTCTCAAGGTCGACCGCGACGCGCCGTCGATCGTGGCCGTCCGCACCCAGGTCTCGATGGTGTTCCAGCGCTTCAACCTGTTTCCGCATCGCACGGCGCTGGAGAATGTGATCGAGGGGCCGCTCTTCGTGAAGAAGGAGCCGCGTGCGCAGGCCCTGGAGCGCGGCCGCGCGCTGCTCGCCCAGGTCGGGCTCGCGGAGAAGGCCGATGCGCATCCGCCGCAGCTCTCCGGCGGCCAGCAGCAGCGCGTTGCCATCGCGCGGGCGCTAGCGATGCAGCCGAAGGCGATCCTGTTCGACGAGCCGACCTCGGCGCTCGACCCCGAACTGGTCGGCGACGTCCTCGGCGTCATGCGCAAGCTCGCTGACGACGGCATGACCATGGTGGTCGTCACCCACGAGATGGGCTTTGCCCGCGACGTCGCCGACCGCGTGCTGTTCATCGATGGCGGCGTCATCGTCGAGCAGGGGCCGGCCAGGGCGCTGCTCAATCAACCGCAGCATCCGCGCACGCAGGATTTTTTGCGCCGCGTGCTGCATCCGCTCTGA
- a CDS encoding helix-turn-helix domain-containing protein — protein sequence MRKPAGAKPAKKLKAKAGTRARTKAVTKPAEPAMDVAVGRRIRDLRRVRQFSLETVAARTDLSIGFLSQIERGLSSPSLRVLATLADVLGVGIAALFGASPSADGGSDQVVTRGLQRPELKLWRTGVSKQLLSPASTDNKLNLFLVHLEPGGSTGDELYTHDGEEAGLVLDGEMMLTVDSETWSLKTGDSFRFASRRPHRFSNPAQDAKAVVLWVNCVTGA from the coding sequence ATGCGCAAACCGGCCGGCGCAAAGCCGGCGAAGAAGCTGAAGGCCAAGGCCGGGACCAGGGCCAGAACCAAGGCTGTCACCAAACCCGCCGAGCCCGCGATGGACGTCGCGGTCGGTCGCCGCATCAGGGATCTCAGGCGCGTCAGGCAGTTCTCGCTGGAAACGGTCGCGGCGCGCACGGACCTATCGATCGGTTTCCTCAGCCAGATCGAGCGAGGCCTGTCTTCACCGTCGCTGCGGGTACTGGCGACACTGGCCGACGTGCTGGGCGTCGGCATCGCCGCTTTGTTCGGCGCGAGCCCGAGTGCCGATGGCGGATCCGACCAGGTGGTGACGCGTGGACTTCAACGGCCCGAACTCAAGCTCTGGCGAACCGGTGTATCGAAACAGTTGCTCAGCCCCGCGAGCACCGACAACAAGCTCAACCTGTTCCTGGTGCACCTGGAGCCCGGCGGCTCGACCGGCGACGAGCTCTATACCCATGATGGCGAAGAAGCCGGTCTCGTGCTCGACGGCGAGATGATGTTGACGGTGGACAGCGAGACATGGTCGCTGAAAACGGGCGACAGTTTCAGATTTGCGAGCCGGCGGCCGCACCGGTTTTCCAATCCGGCGCAGGATGCAAAGGCCGTGGTGCTGTGGGTGAATTGCGTGACGGGGGCGTAA
- a CDS encoding ABC transporter substrate-binding protein has protein sequence MKRFGLAAVAALALAAMAPASAQQVLKVGSTPTGIPFTFLDTKTNTIQGIMVDLVTEVGKDAGFNVQIEPMQFSALIPSLTSSKIDIIAAAMFITAPRKEVVDFSDPIYTYGEGLVVPKSDTKAYATQDDLKGQTVGAQVGTAFVDALKKTGLFAEVKAYDTIPDILRDVNTGRLKAGYADYPILAYNLKQGGFPEVRLVDGYKPVTVGSVGIGVRKGEAALLGKINASLAKLKANGTIDKILDKWGLKAQG, from the coding sequence ATGAAGCGTTTTGGTCTGGCCGCAGTGGCGGCACTCGCACTGGCAGCGATGGCGCCGGCTTCGGCGCAGCAGGTGTTGAAGGTTGGCTCGACACCAACGGGCATTCCCTTCACCTTCCTCGACACCAAGACCAACACCATCCAGGGCATCATGGTCGATCTCGTGACTGAAGTGGGCAAGGATGCCGGCTTCAACGTGCAGATCGAGCCGATGCAGTTCTCGGCGCTGATCCCGTCGCTGACCTCGAGCAAGATCGACATCATCGCGGCCGCAATGTTCATCACGGCGCCGCGCAAGGAAGTCGTCGACTTCTCCGACCCGATCTACACTTATGGCGAAGGCTTGGTGGTGCCGAAGAGCGACACCAAGGCCTATGCCACGCAGGATGATCTCAAGGGCCAGACGGTCGGCGCCCAGGTCGGCACCGCCTTCGTCGACGCGCTGAAGAAGACCGGCCTGTTCGCCGAGGTCAAGGCGTACGACACCATCCCCGACATCCTGCGCGACGTGAACACCGGCCGCCTCAAGGCCGGCTACGCCGACTATCCGATCCTCGCCTACAATTTGAAGCAGGGCGGCTTCCCCGAGGTGCGTCTCGTCGACGGCTACAAGCCCGTCACCGTCGGCTCGGTTGGCATCGGCGTGCGCAAGGGCGAAGCTGCGCTGCTCGGCAAGATCAACGCCTCGCTCGCGAAGCTGAAGGCCAACGGCACCATTGACAAGATCCTCGACAAATGGGGCCTGAAGGCACAGGGTTGA
- a CDS encoding aspartate aminotransferase family protein → MTLHQIPNTIKTDSFWMPFTANRQFKKAPRLFSSAEGMHYTTVDGRKVIDGSAGLWCVNAGHGRKQIAAAVERQLMTLDFAPTFQMGHPLAFDFAERLAEIAPKGLDRVFFTNSGSESVDTALKIALAYHRANGQSSRTRLIGRERGYHGVGFGGTSVGGMVANRRAFATLLPGVDHIRHTHDLTRNAFAKDQPEHGAELADDLERLVGLHGAETIAAVIVEPVPGSTAVLPPPKGYLQRLREICDKHGILLIFDEVITGFGRLGTPFAANFFGVTPDLMTTAKGITNGTIPCGAVFASRKVHDGMMVGPESQMELFHGYTYSAHPTACAAGIATLDIYKDEGLLTRGASIAEYWRDALHSLKGLPNVVDIRNCGLMGAVELAPRGGVVGARGYDVMVDCFNTGLYLRMSGDSFAMSPPLIVEKSHIDQMVSILGDAIKKVA, encoded by the coding sequence GTGACCCTTCATCAGATTCCGAACACTATCAAGACCGACTCGTTCTGGATGCCGTTCACGGCCAACCGGCAGTTCAAGAAGGCGCCGCGCCTGTTTTCCTCGGCCGAAGGCATGCACTACACCACCGTCGACGGTCGTAAGGTGATCGACGGCTCCGCCGGCCTCTGGTGCGTCAATGCCGGTCATGGCCGCAAGCAGATCGCAGCGGCGGTCGAGCGGCAGCTCATGACGCTGGACTTCGCGCCGACATTCCAGATGGGCCATCCGTTGGCCTTCGACTTCGCCGAGCGCCTTGCCGAGATAGCGCCGAAGGGTCTCGATCGCGTCTTCTTCACCAACTCGGGCTCCGAGTCGGTCGATACCGCGCTCAAGATCGCGCTCGCCTATCACCGCGCCAATGGCCAGTCGAGCCGGACCCGCCTGATCGGCCGCGAGCGCGGCTATCACGGCGTCGGCTTCGGCGGTACGTCGGTCGGCGGGATGGTCGCCAACCGCCGCGCCTTCGCCACCCTGCTGCCGGGCGTCGACCACATCCGGCACACACACGATCTCACCCGCAACGCCTTCGCCAAGGACCAGCCCGAGCATGGCGCCGAGCTCGCCGACGATCTCGAGCGTCTGGTCGGCCTCCACGGTGCCGAGACCATCGCCGCCGTTATCGTCGAGCCGGTGCCGGGGTCGACCGCGGTGCTGCCGCCGCCGAAGGGCTACCTCCAGCGCCTGCGCGAGATCTGCGACAAGCACGGCATCCTCCTGATCTTCGACGAGGTCATCACTGGCTTCGGTCGGCTCGGCACGCCGTTCGCCGCCAACTTCTTCGGCGTCACGCCGGACTTGATGACGACGGCCAAGGGCATCACCAACGGCACCATTCCCTGCGGTGCGGTGTTCGCGAGCCGCAAGGTGCATGACGGGATGATGGTCGGCCCGGAGAGCCAGATGGAGCTGTTCCACGGCTACACTTATTCGGCGCATCCGACCGCCTGCGCCGCCGGCATCGCGACGCTCGACATCTACAAGGACGAAGGCCTGCTCACGCGTGGTGCGTCGATCGCCGAATACTGGCGCGATGCGCTGCATTCGCTGAAGGGCCTGCCGAACGTCGTCGACATCCGCAATTGCGGCCTGATGGGTGCGGTCGAACTGGCGCCGCGCGGCGGCGTCGTCGGTGCGCGAGGCTACGACGTCATGGTCGATTGCTTCAACACCGGCCTTTATTTGCGCATGAGCGGCGACTCATTCGCGATGTCGCCCCCGCTCATCGTCGAGAAGAGCCACATCGACCAGATGGTTTCGATTCTCGGCGACGCCATCAAGAAGGTGGCCTGA